CGTCGTGGGGTTGAATTTTTTCAATGCCATCGTCGTATCGCCTTATAGCCCGGTGGTGACGTCGATGCGGTGGCCCTCTTCGAGGGTCACGATCGCACGCTTCACGTCCGACTGCGAACCGAAGGTGCCGCGGAAGACCTTGGTCTTGCCCTTGCGCACCAGCGTGTTCACGCTCTTGACCTTGACGTCGAACAGCTTCTCGACGGCTTCCTTGATTTGCGGCTTGGTCGCCTTGGCCGCGACCTTGAACACCACCTTGTTGTGCTCGGACGCCATGGTCGCCTTTTCGGTCACGACCGGCGAGACGATGATGTCGTAGTGGCGCGGATCGATATTCTTCATTTGAAGCGCGCCTCCAACGCATCGAGCGCCGCTTTGGTCAGCACCAGCTTCTGACGACGCAGAATGTCATAGACGTTGATGCCCTGGACCGGCAGCACGTCGATGTTCGGAATGTTGCGGGCGGCGATGGCGAAGCCGTCATGAACCTGGGCGCCGTCGATGATCAGCGCATTGGTCAGGCCGAGACCCGAGAAATGCCCGATCAGCGCCTTGGTCTTGGCGGCCTCCAGCGTCGCCGATTCGATCACGATCAGGCCGCCGTCTTTGGCCTTGGCCGACAGCGCATGCTTGAGCGCGAGCGCGCGAACCTTCTTCGGCAGGTCGGTGGCGTGGGAACGAACCACCGGACCGAAGGCACGGCCGCCGCCGCGGAACTGCGGCACGCGGGCCGAGCCGTGACGGGCACCGCCGGTGCCCTTCTGCTTGTACATCTTCTTGCCGGTGCGCCAGACATCGGCGCGGCCCTGGGCCTTGTGGGTGCCGGCCTGCCGCTTGTTGAGCTGCCACTGCACACAGCGCTGGATGATGTCCTTGCGCGGTTCGAGACCGAAGATCTCGTCCGACAGCTGAACCGAACCGGCCGCCTTGCCTTCAAGCGTCGTGACTTTCAATTCCATCTCACACGCCCTCCTGCTCGGCCGGCGCTTCCGCAGCCTGCTCGCCGCCCACGACCTTGAACTTGCCGGGCTTCGGAGCATCCTTCGGCAGCGGCTTCTTCACTGCATCGCGCACCGCGATCCATCCGCCCTTGGAGCCGGGAACGGCGCCCTCGACGAGGATCAGGCCGCGCTCGACGTCGGTCTGCACGACGCGCAGATTGAGCGTAGTGATACGATCGACACCCATGTGACCGGGCATCTTCTTGTTCTTGAAGGTCTTGCCGGGATCCTGGCGTCCGCCGGTCGAACCGATCGAACGATGCGAAACCGAGACACCGTGGGTGGCGCGCAAGCCGCCGAAATTCCAGCGCTTCATGCCGCCGGCAAAACCCTTACCGACCGAAGTGCCGGTGACGTCGACGAACTGGCCGACCACGAAATGGTCTGCCTGAATCTCGGCGCCGACCGGGATCAGCGCGTCCTGCGACACGCGGAACTCGGCGACCTTCCGCTTGGGCTCGACCTTGGAGACCGCGAACTGGCCGCGCTCCGCCTTCGGCAGATAGACCGTCTTGCGGGTGCCCGAGCCGAGCTGCAGCGCGACATAACCGTTCTTATCGGTCGTGCGGTGGCCCAACACCTGGCAATTGCCCAGCTTCAGCACGGTCACAGGGATATGCTCGCCGGTCTCCGTAAAGACCCGCGTCATCCCGACCTTTTGTGCGATCACTCCGGAGCGCATCGGCGTGCTTCCTGTTCTTTCTGTCCGCTAACTTCGGACGGGATCCAAAAACCTTAGAGCTTGATTTCGACGTCGACGCCGGCGGCCAGATCGAGCTTCATCAAAGCATCGACGGTCTGCGGAGTCGGATCGACAATGTCGAGAAGACGCTTGTGCGTGCGCATCTCGAATTGCTCGCGGCTCTTCTTATCGACGTGCGGCGAACGGTTGACGGTGAACTTCTCGATGCGGGTGGGCAGCGGAATGGGTCCGCGAACCTGAGCACCGGTCCGTTTCGCCGTGTTCACGATCTCACGCGTCGACGAATCGAGAATTCGATGGTCGAACGCCTTGAGACGGATGCGGATATTCTGGCCGTTCATTGCCGATGTCTTTCTTTGTCGTAGCGAGTGGTGAGTAGCGAATAGCGAGTGGACTTAAACCATTCGCTATTCGCCATTCCTTATTCGCTTACTCGATGATGCTTGCGACGACGCCGGCACCGACGGTGCGGCCGCCTTCGCGGATCGCGAAGCGCAGGTTCTGTTCCATCGCGATCGGCACGATCAGGTGCACTTCCATCGAAATGTTGTCGCCCGGCATCACCATCTCGGTGCCTTCCGGCAGATGCACGACACCGGTCACGTCGGTGGTGCGGAAGTAGAACTGAGGCCGGTAGTTGGTGAAGAACGGAGTGTGACGGCCGCCCTCCTCCTTGGTGAGGATGTAGGCCGAAGCCTTGAACTTGGTGTGCGGCTTCACCGAACCCGGCTTGCACAGCACCTGACCGCGCTCGACTTCCTCGCGCTTGGTGCCGCGCAGCAGCGCGCCGATGTTGTCGCCGGCCTGGCCCTGGTCGAGCAGCTTGCGGAACATTTCCACGCCGGTGACGATGGTCTTCTGGGTATCGCGCAGACCGACGATCTCGATTTCTTCGCCGACCTTGATGATGCCGCGCTCGACGCGACCGGTCACCACCGTGCCGCGGCCCGAGATCGAGAACACGTCTTCCACCGGCATCAGGAATGGCTGGTCGACCGGACGCTCCGGCTGCGGAATATAGCTGTCGACCGCCGCCATCAGTTCCAGCACGGCGTCGTGACCGAGCTTCTTGTCCTTGTCTTCCAGCGCCGCCAGCGCCGATCCCTTGATGATCGGGATCTTGTCGCCGGGAAAATCGTACTTCGACAGCAGTTCGCGGACTTCCAGCTCAACCAGTTCGAGCAGTTCCGGATCGTCGACCATGTCGCACTTGTTGAGGAACACGACCATCGCGGGAACGCCGACCTGCTTGGCCAGCAGGATGTGCTCGCGGGTCTGCGGCATCGGGCCGTCGGCCGCGGACACCACCAGGATCGCGCCGTCCATCTGCGCCGCACCGGTGATCATGTTCTTGACGTAGTCGGCGTGGCCCGGACAGTCGACGTGGGCGTAATGCCGGTTCTTGGTCTCGTATTCGACGTGTGCGGTCGAGATTGTGATGCCGCGCGCCTTCTCTTCCGGCGCCTTGTCGATCTGGTCGTACGCGGTGAACGTCGCACCGCCGGTTTCCGCCAGCACCTTGGTGATCGCCGCCGTCAGCGACGTCTTGCCGTGGTCGACGTGACCGATGGTGCCGATGTTGCAGTGCGGTTTAGTACGTTCAAACTTTGCTTTGGCCATTTGACTCTCCGTTCAGTCGTTAACTGCCGTCAACGACAATCAGGCAAACTTCTTTTGGACTTCCGCCGACACGTTCGC
The sequence above is drawn from the Bradyrhizobium sediminis genome and encodes:
- a CDS encoding 50S ribosomal protein L23 yields the protein MKNIDPRHYDIIVSPVVTEKATMASEHNKVVFKVAAKATKPQIKEAVEKLFDVKVKSVNTLVRKGKTKVFRGTFGSQSDVKRAIVTLEEGHRIDVTTGL
- the rplC gene encoding 50S ribosomal protein L3, encoding MRSGVIAQKVGMTRVFTETGEHIPVTVLKLGNCQVLGHRTTDKNGYVALQLGSGTRKTVYLPKAERGQFAVSKVEPKRKVAEFRVSQDALIPVGAEIQADHFVVGQFVDVTGTSVGKGFAGGMKRWNFGGLRATHGVSVSHRSIGSTGGRQDPGKTFKNKKMPGHMGVDRITTLNLRVVQTDVERGLILVEGAVPGSKGGWIAVRDAVKKPLPKDAPKPGKFKVVGGEQAAEAPAEQEGV
- the rplD gene encoding 50S ribosomal protein L4, whose translation is MELKVTTLEGKAAGSVQLSDEIFGLEPRKDIIQRCVQWQLNKRQAGTHKAQGRADVWRTGKKMYKQKGTGGARHGSARVPQFRGGGRAFGPVVRSHATDLPKKVRALALKHALSAKAKDGGLIVIESATLEAAKTKALIGHFSGLGLTNALIIDGAQVHDGFAIAARNIPNIDVLPVQGINVYDILRRQKLVLTKAALDALEARFK
- the rpsJ gene encoding 30S ribosomal protein S10, with translation MNGQNIRIRLKAFDHRILDSSTREIVNTAKRTGAQVRGPIPLPTRIEKFTVNRSPHVDKKSREQFEMRTHKRLLDIVDPTPQTVDALMKLDLAAGVDVEIKL
- the tuf gene encoding elongation factor Tu, whose protein sequence is MAKAKFERTKPHCNIGTIGHVDHGKTSLTAAITKVLAETGGATFTAYDQIDKAPEEKARGITISTAHVEYETKNRHYAHVDCPGHADYVKNMITGAAQMDGAILVVSAADGPMPQTREHILLAKQVGVPAMVVFLNKCDMVDDPELLELVELEVRELLSKYDFPGDKIPIIKGSALAALEDKDKKLGHDAVLELMAAVDSYIPQPERPVDQPFLMPVEDVFSISGRGTVVTGRVERGIIKVGEEIEIVGLRDTQKTIVTGVEMFRKLLDQGQAGDNIGALLRGTKREEVERGQVLCKPGSVKPHTKFKASAYILTKEEGGRHTPFFTNYRPQFYFRTTDVTGVVHLPEGTEMVMPGDNISMEVHLIVPIAMEQNLRFAIREGGRTVGAGVVASIIE